Part of the Capsicum annuum cultivar UCD-10X-F1 chromosome 12, UCD10Xv1.1, whole genome shotgun sequence genome is shown below.
CTCCCTTCATAATTTGATTCTATTTGCATTTCTGCACTCTTTCCCACTAATAAGTTACCTAATACCTCCCCGCCAGTTTGGGATTATATTACCATACTTGCTAGCTAATTATTGAGCAATCAGTATGGGTCAGGTTTGTTGGGCCAATCCATTTTAATCCATAAATTATTAAGGTTGAGCTACAATTTTTACAGTCCgtttaagaacaaagtcttttaGCCATGGAGTTTGAGCAGTATGGACTGGGTTGGTTCGTGTgcgaaacaaaaaataattaaaaaataaaatagagtactAAGAATTAATAAAAGAGTCCAAACTCAAAATCTATTTGTACCATCATaaacatttaaatattaaatatttttataaaatatataaataattaaaatataaaatactaaatcttTTAAGGAAttaaatatgtttgatgaagatgatgTGACGATATTGAACACGCCATAAGTGTCATGTGAGTTTTATTTTAggagttcattttcacttttaatctaaaatattgacatttctttgtgttttattgtgatcaattaaaataaaagtaggttaatattgttatttagcTAGTTATATCATTACTCATTAACAGTTTCATTTGTTCTTCAACATCTCtatttggtttgaatttggtatcaaaagttatttaacttcACAAAGTAttaggtttttttaaaaaaaaattgagacttgattaacaagtagtaaCTTCAATGTAATATTATgttgtaaatatttatgtaattaataatttaaattaagattataaaaataatatatttttaaaaatgggCTGATCCGTGGAGGCCCGCAACCCACAGTGTGATGGGTTAGGCTTGCTATTTTCAAGTCCATAATGTTGATGAGCCAGCCTGACCTGACCCGTCAACTACAAAGTTTGTATAAACTAGTCCGAATGGGATGAGCCAATCCATATTGACAGGTCTAGCTAATCACTTGGGCTAGATCCATTTTATCACTTACAAATGGTAATTGGTTATCATACAAGTAAATTGCTCTCTAAAAGGGATGAGTATTTTAGGTGATTGTATGCAATCTCAatagttttaaattaaataggtaaataatttaattatctacttACAACACTTATTCAAAGAAAGTAATAAACTTATATGTGaaattatacatacatacatacatacatacatacatacatacatacatatatatatttgaagtTCTAGTAATAAACTTAAATGTAAAATTAAGTTACGGCCTGCGCTGAGTTTGTTTAATgttgtaaaattaaataaattatgagttatatatttatattcgaAGATTTGTGTCTGCcataaacaattaaaaaaattacagaatAATGCAACTAGTAATGTGACATTACAGAATATAGCTCACTGTATATTACATTACCAAAATGACCCAATTGTATAGGATCAAATATTAGATATCATCCCAAAGCCTATTTAATTGTAGTAGGCCATTTTGTTCTCTCTTCCCAATACACTCATTCTTATTCCTTCTAGAGAAGTCTCATTTATTACAGTCTTATAGTAATATTTTAGGTTCATTTCTCCTATAGAATCTCTAAAATCACGTTTAGTCAAATAACTCATTGTTCCTTAAAAACTAGTTGAATTAAAACTATACTATTTGGGAGAAAACACATGTTGGTTACTCCATGACCTTACACTCTTCcttttttaaattgaaatttaaaatctgattattttgaaaatccatACAAACAACTCCTTCTTAAACCCATTCAAAAGTGAAAATTACAATATAAACGCTCAACAAATGAAATTATTgtaattaatttcatgatttatgaacATTTGGTACAAACTTGTTTCTTCCATAACTCTTCATTAATATCTTGTTATTCATTATTGCTACAACTAATGAGCACCTAAGGGAATACATGTCTATAAATTTCATAGACGAAGCATATAgcaaatttatattataattttatagtTATAGCACAAAATTTTTGGATGTTCAACCATCCCTGAAGCTTCAAGCTTCAAAGTTTGAAAATCAAATTTTCGTAAATAAGATTTGTTTCATGTGAATGTCATTGCAAAAGATAGATTATGCATTGAGGAACCCCAATATGaagttttgaattatttgatgtaGCTTTGAAGTGCTTTTGGATGAATTTGGTGCTTGAATCGTGAAAGAAGACAAAGtccttttttgtatatatttgtatcttatattgtataatgttgtatattttttatttttttttcattttatacaatttatataATGTAGATACATTATTTAaacattatatataaatatgtatatatttgtataattatatagattattgaataattatatatgtgtgtgtgtgtagtaTTGTGCAAAATTGTAAGATGTGTTTTTGAATGAATCTGATGCTTGAATCCaagaaagaagatgaagtcaatttttttatataataatgtCTATTATTGTATAGTATTTGTATATGAGTGTATAATGCACCTCTTCTAATTTtgcataatattatatatacaattatttaataatatacataattatacaaATATGTACATATGTAGATACAATCTTTAAACAATGTATCTACATTATATAAGTGTGtatagaaagagagaaagaagaaaatgactcaaataaaaacaTTGTACTgcatatacaataatatataatacAGTATACAAAAAATAGACTTCTTTTTCGGCCTTGAATTCAAGAACCAATTCATTCAAAAACACCTCAAAACTAAGCCAAATCATCCAAATTTGTAGATTTGGCCTCCTCAATATATAACCGATCTTTTATAAACATACCCATTCAAAACAAAACTTATTTACAAAGATTTTAATTCTCACATTTCAAAGCTTCGAGCTTCAACAATGGTTGAACCAATTCTACCCTATTTATGTAAGATGCTgtaactaaaattgaatgacGAAGAAGCAAATCGGGCTAGGTATTATTAATTcaaagtttatgattttcagttGTCGCCAACGAAGAAATCATTTTTGGGGGATAACGGGCATTATAAATAGcattatattttgtaattaattcaTGTGGAGTAATCAAATAAAGAGTAACACAACAAATTACAATAGAATGTGAATTAcctgaagaaagaaaatgataattTGAAGGTGAAATGGAGTTTGaaaaaatgtcaatgagaagaaaagaaagaactgGAAAGAAAAGTTAGTTTGTTAAACGACCAAATTAGGTTTTGGACTATAAAGTGTGAAGTATATTTTTGACTATTTAAATATAAAGTATATTTTCAAGTTATACTTTTATGTAATTATTCCTAAAGACCTTACTACTTCGTCCATTCCTATTTGattgtgaggataaaattttgtataacccttaagaaaaagaataattaagagtatatttaactaaaatataataattaagagTATATTGgactaaaatattttctattaatttttcaatatttatttatttatgggtGTCGTAATTCTAGAATGATTAATATTAATATGCAATAATCCCGGCTCACCCAAGTGGATTTTCATACTACGATTGACAACTCTAAAAAGGCTCCACACTAGGGACAGAGTTGTGAAATGGGGAGTTACTAATGACCAGCTGCTTTATGCCCCTCAGGAAGTGAATctattgaacatttatttttcagCTGCCCCTATTCCAGTGAAATATGGACCAAAATGTTACTATGGTTAGGTGTTACAAGGCAAGCGATGCCATGGCAAGAAGAGCTAAAAATGGGCCTGTGTTAATACCAAGGGAAGGGAAGCCTCATCAACCGTATATAGGATGTGCTAGGCAGCTGCTGTATATCAGGTATGGATCGAAAGAAATCGAAGAATTTTTCAATTGAAGAGTAATCCAACGCTGGTGATCATCAGGAAGATAGTGCAAAATATTTTCGTGCGAAGTTCCAGAAATCCAAGATTAGCTAGAAGATTAGCAGAGCTTAACTTCTATCCCTAATCCCCTAGTTTGATTTCGCAAGCTTGCTAGTTTGATGTAATAGTAGCCCGATATGCTACTGTTATGGCTGTTATGACACAAGTAGTTTTGACTTTTGTACAAATTATCCCTTTGTTAATAGAAAGTTCCCTTTTAATTGCCCcgaaaaaacataatattaaggaCAAAGttaaaaaagataattaattctctcataattttttaaattgataaatACTACCTCCATCCATATTTATTTGGACATATTTAACTTAACACacctcataaaaaataaaaaataaaaaaataattttattatactaTTCCTACTTAGATGGATATTTATTTATGCTGTGTTTAAGTAGTAAATTGTTTATGTTTGTCCAAAAGAAAAAGTACTAGCCGTTTCCTTTTTAATTGGTTATATAGCACTAATTCTGGTTGATTTCAAATATTTCCTCCGTCTACCTTTAGTATGTGGccattacattaaaaataattatccacCTTTATTTGTTAATTTGACAAATCAAGAAATGATTAATCATTTTGTATCTTTATTAAATACTACTTTCCCGTTTCAAATTATCCATCCTAAACTGAGATGATCagttgattaagaaaaataattaataacataactattttaccatagtacccctattaaatgatgtttacatttcaatttgaagaaaaaataattaatgcaaagggtaaaacatgaaaaaacaatTGTtccttcttgattaatgaaaaaagatgaataaaatgagaaatcaaattagaaaatttgggatggataatttgagatggagggagtatatttGTGTCCAACATTAAGTGTAAGAAGTCTGAAAGTAATAATAATGTACTTATCACTTTCTGTTTTCATTATTccattagttttattttagttgaccATCTCATAATTATTTCATGTCCTAAATTATTTTCtccatctatttttatttgtttatttttttattttgaaatatgtaacAATACTTATTCAActtatcaaatcaattaataatttatctattttctcattttgCTCCttatattaaatacaatacattattcattgtattttttaaaggaaaaaatttactatatttaaagggtgatatagtaaaatcacccTTCTATTTATTGTTTTTTAAGGCATGTGTCAATAAAAAAATGTACAAGTATGTATGGACGAATGAAGTACCTGTCCACTTATTAAATCAAGATAAAACTAATTAAAGTTTTCCCATTTTGCCTCTATAATTAATATTCTTTGGAAGCCTAAACAAATTAGTGTGAGCATATTTTCTGTAGATGATCTTGATATCCATCAATatgaataaagaataaattaataaaattaaatatcttatttataatttcttatgtATGGTATAAAATGAAAAGTAGTTAACTAAAATGGGGTGAGAGGAGTAATTTGTTTGATACACTGCTAATAAAGAAGATTATTCATGATACATAAAACTAGATTTCATTTGTAAACGAAAGTGTAACACATTTACTTCTTGCGTATATATTTACCTATAAATATTGACTTAGCATATTTCCGAATAATAATTTACTATTTACTTTtacaatataataaatttaattatttagaaaataactatagctaataataaaagtaaattagACATTAGCAACAAGTatcttttaattttctaaaaggcataaataaaaataaacatatattgaaaataatatacaataaatgGACGAAGGAgcattaaattaaaaagaaaagaatattaaatggagataataagaaaataaaaatcagtGTACCAGTAATGTTGACTGAGACACTAAGCCATAAATAGTAAGTACGTAAAAAAACATTTGAACATAAATATGTAACCGTTTAAAAATCCAAACCCAGATTACACAAAATCTGATTTAAATTTTCTCTTCTTTGCAGTTATGACGCCCCTTCAAAATGTTACTTCTTCGTCAAACGCAACCAATATAAATTTAATAGAACCCCTTAATCTCTATGCACCCAAAATCTTTTTGAggaaaaggtaaaagaaaaggTAAAGTGTAAACAAAAATCTAATTAGTTCATTAATGGATCTCGTTCCTCCTTCACTTCCCTCTTTATACGATGATCTTTACCCACCAGTGTCAGATGAAGATTTAAAACGATTTCACACTGTTGATCGAAGACTTTACGGGAAATTGATCAATATTCTAGGCCGTGACCCTACTGAATCTATGAAAGCCATGGCATTCCTCCAGTGGCTTGAACGAGTTGCAAGGGACTCTTTCTTTGTGATGAACCTTTATGATGTTCCGTCTCCATTGCTTAACGAGGTCATGGACGAAGCCTTAAGGTGCCTAAAATGTGCGGAGGAGGACCATTTCACTGGAAATAATTCTTGTGAGATTCTCTTAATTCCACACATGTTGAAGCGCAATTATTTCACCCTCAGATACTTTCATGAGATCCGAGCAAGAGTAATTCGTGGTGTCACCTACGCCCTTAAAATGATTTGTCTTAGGGCTTTTGATGATATGCTAGTAGTGCAACAGCCAAACGATTTTACTGGGGCATGTTTGGTCCCATCACCAAATGTTGTGAACATAGATCATGATATAGGGAAGGTGCCAATTAGCAACAACCCAAGTCATCATCATTTCCCAATTGGTGCTGGTGGTAGTAGTAGTTTTCTAGAGTCAATGATACCCAGGGAGAACAAGATCGAAGAAATAGGAAGCCTTACCAGTAGTAGAATGATGTCAAATTTTAACCCTAGCATTGTCCTTAGTGGTTGCTCTAACATAGAAGAAATGGCAAGGGCGGCTACTAGAATGGTCCCGATAAACCCTAGCCATGTCCTTGGTGGTGCATCGAACATAGAAGAAAAGGCAAAGGCGGCTACTAGAATGGTGCCGATGAACCCTAGCCATGTCCTTGGTGGTGCATCGAACATAGAAGAAATAGCAAGGGCGGCTTCTAGAATGGTGCCAGTGAAGCCTAGCCAAGTAGCGGGGGCCGGTGTCGGTGCCGGCGCCACTGGTGGGATCGTTTTAGGTGTGCCTTATGTTGTTCCAAATCAAATGGTACAATATATGCTACCTTATCTTGGAGGATCCTCCATGAATTTGTTGCCACCTTCTATACCTTATAATGGACTCAATTTTTCTCATGCTTCTTCCAGTGGAAGTGGAATTTTTCCTCCTCAAATGCTGCCTGGTCCTCATAATTATCATCCTGACTTTGTTGATCCCCAAGCATCCCAGGCTATGTACAGGAATCTTACTGAATTGTTTCAGAACAACTTGACTATATTTAACGTTgtcaaaaaagagaaagaagtcGCTCCTGATGATAGGACTGTGTTCTTGACTTTCTCCAAAGGCTATCCAATTACTGAAACTGAAGTCAAGGATTTCTTCACTAGGTACCCTCTACCCTCTTCTGATTttgtttaatttcatttattatcatttcaatttatttatattttggtacTTATATGAATCTCAATACAAATTTCTCCCTTTTTGAACTCTAGCTAAGAACATAAAATGTCAATCATGTTACTTGGAATTGATCTCCCTATAACATCACAAAGAACCCATTAATTTGGTTGGAAAAAACACCATCGATCACTCTTTCAAGTATAATTGACCTCTCAAATAATAAAGACACTTGGGGTTCATTATATTTAAATACCTATTTTAGCGCATCCTCTTAATAAAATGACTACTATAACCATTCTACTGAACGAATAGTAAAGAGGCAAAACAACATGTCCCCTCCCTCATCGTTTTACATTTTAGGTTACGCCAATTAAACCTCTCCCCACATGGAGTATTTATTAAGAACTTAACTTATATTCACTGATGTGTTTAAActattaattcaattatttaattcGCGATAGAACGTTACTTCTTAATTCGCTATAGAAGATTAGAACTCTGatgataaatcaaaaataatgaaaagtctAATTTCTTTGttagttgataatttttttaataaattcaatataaTTAGACTAATTTCTTTGCTAGTTGATAAATTATCTAGTCATAATTCAAGGGAATGGACTAGGGTTTATATATTGCGTAGCAACTCCTTTCCTAATTTGCATACCAGGATATGCCTAGAAATGCAAAGAGGCCCTTTTCATTTGGATAAGAATTTGGATGAGAGCCAATTGGCTAGCTTTCGAATTCAATATGACAAAGGCTAATTTCTTTGTTAGATGAATTATCTAAAATGATAATTCAAGGAAATGGACTAAGCTTTGTAATAGCATAGCAACTCATTTCCTATTTTTGCATGATTACcgtattattatgtttttaattgtGCGGTAGGAAATTTGGGGAGGATGTTGAAGCCGTTTACATGCAAGAGGTTACCGAGGAGGAGCAAGCACTGTATGCGCGGCTTGTGACTCGCTCTCCTGCTGCCCTTGAGGCTATTGTAGAGGGTGGAAAAGCCAAGTACAACATCAATGGGAAGCATGTCTGGGCAAGAAAATATGTTAAGAAGCAAAATTGCTAATAAGACCATGCATGTTTGAGGGACAAACCTATTCTCCAGTTGCATCCACTTTACACTAATGCCTCAGTCTGCTTACTCGAGGGGTGAGGGTTTTAAGATGTCATTTTGTTGTATGTTTCTGTTTCATAAGAATTGTTTTATCCTTTGTAgttgtattatggattttgaatATGCATTTCTGTTTCGTCGTTTAACacaattgacgaaaatcttttggCATGCCAGACTATATAAATGTATGTTTTCTTGATATAAGtgccatattttattttattaactagAGCATAGATATCAATATTGTACAAGTATGTAgtatatatctataatttatatctataatctataatatataatatataatttatatctataatctataatatataatatataatttataatttataatatattaaaagtgtgaagaccttagaaaagtgaattaaacttttaccctttattaaaatacTCCCCTTTAGATAAAATtgcttttcaccttttttctacGATTATTgtatcattatatatataatatcaactCCTAAAGTATATgggaagtcctaaaatatatggtataggAAGAATATATGATAAGACCTAATTaatgtagactcctaaaatatatatgttgggaggtttcttttaacatatataaatagtagaaaaaatattatttctaaatattaggaaaaaatttagAACACTCAAAAGAAAGATGGATATTAGgaattaattacttttaaaaaggACACAATTTTAAAAGACAAAAAGTCCGGCGGGTATTTTTTTAAAAGCcttttcttctaaaaaattattatgataggtagttaaatttttatttataccaaataaaattctaatataaatttttgtCCTAATAAATTTTGGTTATTGAAATTTTCCTTATTTGaacaaattctaaattttagaatttcgaTCTCAGCTTCGGAttaaatcgtcttttcactatttttctaatatttaaaagttgaaaattaaccAAATACTTATAGTAAAACCtttttttattagaagtcatcatcataattaatgacaactaatatctttttcattaatttaaaattctaaatcaactaaagttgattttaagaaaatctgaaaaatctaGAAAGAAATATGAAagcattaaaataagaaaaatataagaaatatcaaatttctaaaagttttaagtaagtaatcaaagattttctaaaaatttaactttaaaataagaaaaattttaaatataaaaaaaattaaaaaaaaaataacgtaCTACCAATATGTTCAAATCGATGTATTTCTCTTAGTCTCTagcaataaaaaaaaagagatactACATGACGAGCGcaaaagtgacgatccattaaACACTTAAACTTctaatggtaaaatatatatgtgtttacaataaaatataagttatgtttacattattttattaaagtgtgaaagattttggAGATCacatgatttgaactttttgcacgtCATTAAAAAcatttgcaatag
Proteins encoded:
- the LOC107849886 gene encoding uncharacterized protein LOC107849886, giving the protein MDLVPPSLPSLYDDLYPPVSDEDLKRFHTVDRRLYGKLINILGRDPTESMKAMAFLQWLERVARDSFFVMNLYDVPSPLLNEVMDEALRCLKCAEEDHFTGNNSCEILLIPHMLKRNYFTLRYFHEIRARVIRGVTYALKMICLRAFDDMLVVQQPNDFTGACLVPSPNVVNIDHDIGKVPISNNPSHHHFPIGAGGSSSFLESMIPRENKIEEIGSLTSSRMMSNFNPSIVLSGCSNIEEMARAATRMVPINPSHVLGGASNIEEKAKAATRMVPMNPSHVLGGASNIEEIARAASRMVPVKPSQVAGAGVGAGATGGIVLGVPYVVPNQMVQYMLPYLGGSSMNLLPPSIPYNGLNFSHASSSGSGIFPPQMLPGPHNYHPDFVDPQASQAMYRNLTELFQNNLTIFNVVKKEKEVAPDDRTVFLTFSKGYPITETEVKDFFTRKFGEDVEAVYMQEVTEEEQALYARLVTRSPAALEAIVEGGKAKYNINGKHVWARKYVKKQNC